The genomic region ATAATAGCGAAgaactcaaaactatgaaataacacatatggagtcatgtagtaaccaaaaaagtgttaaacaaatcaaaatatattttagattcttcaaagtaggcagGAGGAATGCACTGACCTtcaagtcttaaagtaatgataggctgtcatttctctttacttatttgagctgttcttgccataatatggagttgttcttttaccaaacaggacaatcttctgtataccacccctatctggtcacaacacaactgattggctcaaacgcattaagaagaaaataaattccacaaattaacttttaacaaggcacacctgttaattgaaatgcattccaggtgctCTACCTCATCAAGCTGgttgaaggcaaagggtggctaatttgaagaatctcaaatataaaatatatgtatatttgtttaacacttttttttttttggttactacatgattccatatgtgttatttcatagtgttgatgtcttcactattattctacaatgtagaataaggAGCAGATGTATCCAAACTTTCACACTGAATCTTTCAACTATCGAACCGGACCTGAAATGATTGGCTCCTTTTTGGAATCTTTCAACTATCGTACCGGACCTGAAATGATTGGCTCCTTTTTGGAATCTTTCAACTATCGTACCGGACCTGAAATGATTGGCTCCTTTTTGGAATCTTTCAACTATCGTACCGGACCTGAAATGATTGGCTCCTTTTTGGAATCTTTCAACTATCGTACCGGACCTGAAATGATTGGCTCCTTTTTGGAATCTTTCAACTATCGTACGACCTGAAATGATTGGCTCCTTTTTGGAATCTTTCAACTATCGTACCGGACCTGTAATGATTGGCTCCTTTTTGGAATCTTTCAACTATCGTACCGGACCTGAAATGATTGGCTCCTTTTGGAATCTTTCAACTATCGTACCGGACCTGAAATGATTGGCTCCTTTTTGGAATCTTTCAACTATCGTATCGGACCTGAAATGATTGGCTCCTTTTTGGAATCTTTCAACTATCGTACCGGACCTGAAATGATTGGCTCCTTTTTGGAATCTTTCAACTATCGTACCGGACCTGAAATGATTGGCTCCTTTTTGGAATCTTTCAACTGCAAGAATCAGTTCCTTAGAAATGATTTTCAGACTCCTTTTTGGAACCCTCCTCATGTTGTTTGACACCACATGGACTATGATTGGCTCCTTTCCCGGAATCTGTCAACTATCGGAAGCAGCCCTGTAATGTCCTGTAGCTCCTTTTTGGAATCTTTCAAGTGGTCGGAAGCAGCCCTGAAATGATTGGCTCCCTTTTTGGAATCTTTCAAGCGGTCGGAAGCAGCCCTGTAAATGATCCTGTAGCTCCCGGAATCTTTCAACGGTCGGAAGCACCTGAAATGATTGGCTCCCGGAATCTGTCAACTATCGGAAGCAGCCCTGAAATGATTGTAGCTCCAGGAATCTGTCAACTATCGGAAGCAGACCTGAAATGATTGTAGCTCCAGGAATCTGTCAACTGGTCGGAAGCAGCCCTGAAATGATCCTGGCTCCAGGAATCTTTCAACTATCGGAAGCACCTGAAATGATCCTGGCTCCAGGAATCTGTCAACGGTCGGAAGCAGCCTTGTAGTGTCCTGTAGCTCCAGGAATCTGTCAACGGTCGGAAGCAGCCTGAAATGTCCTCTATTGCTCCAGGATTAGCAAGGGTTTTCAACTGTCGCCTCCGGACCTGAAATGATTGGCTCCTTACAATACAATCCGATGACAACAGCTAGTGCACAGCAACTGAGGCTAATGATTGGGGATCCAAAATCCAATCTTTCAATCTAACTTGGCGAGGAAACCTGTGAAATGAAAAACATTGGCTCCTTTGTTGGAATCTTTCATCTTATCGCATGACCTGAAATCTAGTGCCCTACTCCTTTTGGAATCTGTCCTCTTATCTTGTGCCCTACCTGAAATGATTGCCCTACTCCTTTTGGGTCTTTCCCACTTATCTAGTGCCCTACCTGAAATGATTGGCTCCTCTTTGGAATCTTTCCCTCTTATTTAGTGCCCTACCTGAAATGGGTCTGTCCCTTTTTGGAATCTTTGCCCTACTCCTCTAGGGTGTGCCATGATTGGCCCTACCCTTTTTGGAATCTTTCAGTCTTATCTAGTGCCCTACTTTCTAGTGCCTGAGCCAACCTCTTATCTAGTTATTTGACACCTATGGACTCTGGGTCTGTCACTCTtacctagtgccctactcctcTAGGGTGTGTCACTCTTATCAGGTGTTCTACTCCTCTAGGGTGTGTCACTCTTATCTAGTGCCCTACTACTCTAGGGTCTGTCACTCTTATCTACTCCTCTAGTGCCCTACTACTCTAGGGTCTGTCACTCTTATCTAGTGCCCTACTCCTCTAGGGGCTGTCACTCTTATCTAGTGCCCTACTCCTCTAGTGCCCTACTCCTCTAGGGGCTGTCACTCTTATCTAGTGCCCTACTCATCTAGGGGCTGTCCCTCTTATCTAGTGCCCTACTCCTCCAGGGCCTGTCCCTCTTATCTAGTGCCCTACTCCTCTAGGGTCTGTCCCTCTTATCTAGTGCCCTACTCCTCTAGTGCCCTACTCCTCTAGTGCCCTACTCCTCTAGTGCCCTACTCCTCCAGGGCCTGTCACTCTTATCTAGTGCCCTACTACTCTAGGGTCTGTCCCTCTTATCTAGTGCCCTACTCCTCTAGTGCCCTACTCCTCTAGTGCCCTACTACTCTAGGGTCTGTCCTCTTATCTAGTGCCCTACTCCTCTAGGGTCTGTCACTCTTATCTAGTGCCCTGTAGCTCCTCTAGTGCCCTACTGTCTAGCGTGGTCCTCTTATCTAATGCCCTATTCCTCTAGTGCCCTACTACTCTAGGGGTATGTCCCTCTGTATCTGTGCCCTACTCCTCTAGTGCCCTCTGTCTAGGGTGGTCAATCTAGTGCCCTACTACTCTAGGGTCTGTCACTCTTAGGAATCTGTCCAGGGCCTGGTCTTATCTAGTGCCCTAGCCCTCTAGTGCCCTCCCTCTAGTGCCCTAGGAATCTAGTGCCCTACTCCTCTAGGGTCTGTCCTCTTATCTGTGCCCTACTCCTCTAGTGCCCTCTGTCTAGGGTCTGTCACTCTTATCTAGTGCCCTACTCCTCTAGTGCCCTACTCCTCTAGGGTCTGTCCTCTTATCTAGTGCCCTACTCCTCTAGTGCCCTACTACTCTAGGGTCTGTCCCTCTTATCTAGTGCCCTACTCCTCTAGGGTCTGTCACTCTTATCTAGTGCCCTACTCCTCTAGTGCCCTACTACTCTAGGGTCTGTCCCTCTTATCTAGTGCCCTACTCCAATATGCCCTACTACTCTAGGGTCTGTCCTCTTATCTAGTGCCCTACTCCTCTAGGGTCTGTCACTCTTATCTAGTGCCCTAAAATCCAAAGTGCCCTACTACACTAGTGCCTGTCCCTCTTATCTAATGCCCTATTCCTCTAGTGCCCTACTCCTCTAGTGCCCTACTACTCTAGGGTCTGTCCCTCTTATCTAGTGCCCTACTCCTCTAGTGCCCTACTCCTCTAGGGTGTGTCACTCTTATCTAGTGCCCTACTACTCTAGGGTCTGTCACTCTTATGTAGTGCCCTACTCCTCCAGGGCCTGTCCCTCTTATCTAGTGCCCTACTCCTCTAGTGCCCTACTCCTCTAGTGCCCTACTCCTCTAGTTCCCTACTCCTCTAGGGTCTGTCACTCTTATCTAGTGCCCTACTCCTCTAGGGTCTGTCCCTCTTATCTAGTGCCCTACTCCTCTAGTGCCCTACTCCTCTAGGGTCTGTCACTCTTATCTAGTGCCCTACTCCTCTAGGGTCTGTCCCTCTTATCTAGTGCCCTACTCCTCTAGGGTCTGCCACTATTATCTAGTGCCCTACTCCTTTAGGGCCTGTCACTCTTATCTAGTGCCCTACTCCTCTAGTGCCCTACTGCTCTAGGGCCTGTCCCTCTTATCTAGTGCCCTACTCCTCTAGGGGCTGTCCCTCTTATCTAGTGCCCTACTGCCTCTAGTGCCCTACTACTCTAGGGTCTGTCCCTCTTATCTAATGCCCTATTCCTCTAGTGCCCTACTACTCTAGGGTATGTCACTCTTATCTAGTGCCCTACTCCTCTAGTGCTGTCTCCTCTAGGGTTGTCACTCTTATCTAGTGCCCTACTACTCTAGGGTCTGTCACTCTTATCTAGTGCCCTACTCCTCCAGGGCCTGTCCCTCTTATCTAGTGCCCTACTCCTCTAGTGCCCTACTCCTCTAGTGCCCTACTCCTCTAGTGCCCTACTCCTCTAGGGTCTGTCCCTCTTATCTAGTGCCCTACTCCTCTAGGGTCTGTCCCTCTTATCTAGTGCCCTACTCCTCTAGGGTCTGTCCTCTTATCTAGTGCCCTACTCCTCTAGGGTCTGTCACTCTTATCTAGTGCCCTACTCCTCTAGTGCCCTACTCCTCTAGGGTCTGTCCCTCTTATCTAGTGCCCTACTCCTCTAGTGCCCTACTGTCTTTCCTCTTATCTAGTGCCCTACTCCTCTAGGGTCTGTCCCTCTTATCTAGTGCCCTACTATCTCTAGTGCCTCTAGTGCCTACTCCTCTAGTGCCCTACTACTCTAGGGTCTGTCCCTCTTATCTAGTGCCCTACTCCTCTAGTGCCCTACTCCTCTAGTGCCTGTCCCTCTTATCTAGTGCCCTATTCCTGTCACTATGTGCCCTACTCCTCCAGGGCCTGTCCCTCTTATCTAGTGCCCTACTCCTCTGTGCCCTATCTAGTGCCCTACTCCTCTAGTGCCCTACTCCTCTAGGGTGTGTCACTCTTATCTAGTGCCCTACTACTCTAGGGTCTGTCCCTCTTATCTAGTGCCCTACCCTACTCCTCCAGGGCCTGTCCCTCTTATCTAGTGCCCTACTCCTCTAGTGCCCTACTAGTGccctagtgccctactactctAGTTCCCTACCCTCCTCTAGTGCCCTACTCCTCTAGGGTCTGTCACTCTTATCTAGTGCCCTACTCCTCTAGGGTCTGTCCCTCTTATCTAGTGCCCTACTCCTCTAGTCTGCCCTTATGTAGTGCCTCTAGGGTCTGTCACTCTTATCTAGTGCCCTACTCCTCTAGTGCCCTACTCCTCTAGGGTCTGTCCCTCTTATCTAGTGCCCTACTCCTCTAGGGTCTGTCCCTCTTATCTAGTGCCCTACTCCTCTAGTGCCCTACTACTCTAGGGTCTGTCACTCTTATCTAGTGCCCTACTACTACTATTCTATTTGTCTCGTTAGATTATTACAACTAATTAGCAACAGAATCCATAATTAAACACATTAAAATGCATAATGTGTTAAGTTTGTTCCTAATAGAATACGATATCATGACTAATGGTTGTCTTTCTAAGATGTTGTGTTAAAGTACAGAAggccaaaatcatagaaaaacagaTTGTAACCAAGCTCAAGATAATCAAGTCTTACTAAAGCCCGACTTTATTCATTAGCAATTGTGTGTTGCACAACACTCAGTCTTTCCtgttttttttcctctctctctctctgtctctctgtctctctctcgtagaGTCGCGTTCGGCTGTCCTTCAAGAGGCGTCCGCCCACACGGCAGCACCGGCAGTCGTGTGTCGAGGAGGGCGTAGTCTCCGAGGGAGGGGTTGTGTCCCAAGGTAACCAAGACGTCCCCCAGGTGAACGGGGCCGAGGACCAGGTGTTTGACCAGACAGAGGAGGGCGGGGAGAGGGACGAGGAGACCCAGGGAAgcaccccgtctcacccagacactctgacagagactggagacaATGACAGGGACAGAGAACAGGCCAAAGAGGACAACGttctggaggaggagacaggagaggcagCCCCAGCCACCCAGGATGGGAAGGAGGAAGCTGGGGAACAGGCGCTAGGTGAGCCCCAGGCTTCAGATTCTCTGGAGgccatagaggaggaggaagggtctTGTTGCTCTTATGGAACAAAAGGAGACAACAAGCAAGCAGACGAACAGGAGGATTCAGCTCAGCCTCGGGAGAGGGATGAAAACCTCTGAACAATGTTCACAAATCACTGTTAAAGAAATCATTACAATCAGTCATTGTGTGAGTCCCACGTGGCACCCTACtgctttatagtgcactacttttgaccagagacctggttaaaagtagtgcactatataaggaataggggtgtcatttgggatgcatgctCATTAATTATGAAACTAGCTTGTCTTCTAAGAACCCTCGTTGGACATTCTGTATCCTGCATAATCTTGGTTCTAAAGAACTAAATCTTTCCTTGCTTCACCTGTCACATTGACTTGTGTCTGTTAGCAGTGTATAGACAATCCTCTGCTTTGTGTTCTATCAGATACTGTTGGAGGTGATACTTTCTTGTTTCTGCAGCAGTTTGAAGTAATAATTATCTTTATAGTATTTGGCCCAGGTGTCTCACCTGTCCTGGTTACCTCTCACCTCTCCTGGTCATCTCTCCTGGTCAGCTCTCACCTCTCCTggtcacctctcacctctcctggtcacctctcacctctcctggTCATCTCTCCTggtcacctctcacctctcctagtcacctctcacctctcctggtcacctctcatctctcctggtcacctctcatctctcctggtcacctctcacctctcctggtcacctctcacctctcctggtcacctctcacctctcctggTCACCTCTCATTTCTCCTggtcacctctcacctctcctggtcagctCTCACCTCTCCTAgtcacctctcacctctcctggtcacctctcacctctcctggtcacctctaacctctccttgtcacctctcacctctcctggTCACCTCTTCtggtcacctctcctggtcacctctcatctctcctggtcacctctcacctctcttggtcacctctcatctctcctggtcacctctcctggtcacctctcctggtcacctctcctggtcacctctcacctctcctggtcacctctcacctctcctggtcagctCTCCTggtcacctctcacctctcctggtcacctctcacctctcctggtcacctctctcacctctactggtcgcctctctcaactctcctggtcacctctcctggtcaacTCTCACCTCTCCTGGTCATCTCTCCTGGTCAACTCTCACCTCCCCTGGTCACCTCTCATTAGAGTGCCATTTGGTACGCAAACCTGTAAATACAATGGTATAAGGAGCTAACAGCCAACCACACAGACCATCTGACAAGCTAAATGAGAATTAGTTTCCAAACGTTCTTTCGTCCTCAGTCATCAAATTATATTTGTAACCCCCCCTTTTTTTTGTAATTTCTCAAGGTGTTTTTTTGGGAGGTTTTACGTACTGATTCTGTTTATCAATCGTTGTGTAGATTCAAGTTTAGAcggttttttttgttgcttttcaACACTGTAAAATTACAATGTTAGTGTTTATTTGACACAGGAGAGTGACAGATATATAGGCTTATATTGTATAGGCTGAATCTATGGCTCTGGTCCGTAGCATGTGAATAAATATAGAATGAAGAGCCTGAGGTTTCGTTATTGTACTTCCAGAGTTAGTGGTGACGAGGATGGTTTTAAAGGGTTGGATAACTAACGTGGTTTTAAAGGGTTGGATAACTAACGTGGTTTTAAAGGGTTGGATAACTAACGTGGTTTTAAAGGGTTGGATAACTAACGTGGTTTTAAAGGGTTGGATAACTAACGTGGTTTTAAAGGGTTGGATAACTAACGTGGTTTTATAGGGTTGGATAACTAATGTGGTTTTAAAGGGTTGGATAACTAACGTGGTTTTAAAGGGTTGGATAACTAACGTGgttttaaagggttagggttggatAACTAACGTGGTTTTAAAGGGTTGGATAACTAACGTGgttttaaagggttagggttggatAACTAACATGGTTTTATAGGGTTGGATAACTAACGTGGTTTTATAGGGTTGGATAACTAACGTGgttttaaagggttagggttggatAACTAACGTGGTTTTAAAGGGTTGGATAACTAACGTGGTTTTAAAGGGTTGGATAACTAACGTGGTTTTAAAGGGTTGGATAACTAACGTGGTTTTAAAGGGTTGGATAACTAACATGGCAGGTACATTATAGTTGGAAGAGTGATGAGGATGGTTTTAAAGCCACTACTGTGGGACTCAGTGGCGGTTGGTGCCATTTAAGTTAAGGGaggacaattaaaaaaaaaataataatgaacatggccttatttctattacagcatattggatgactgtcattcatattcacccagttcaatgtaacagtgataggtttaggttactgtcattcatattcacccagttcaatgtaacagtgataggtttaggttactgtcattcatattcacccagttcaatgtaacagcgataggtttaggttactgtcattcatattccattcacccagttcaatgtaacagtgataggtttaggttactgtcattcatattccattcacccagttcaatgtaacagcgataggtttaggttactgtcattcatattccattcacagGTTTAGGttacccagttcaatgtaacagtgacaggtttaggttactgtcattcatattcacccagttcaatgtaacagtgataggtttaggttactgtcattcatattcacccagttcaatgtaacagcgataggtttaggttactgtcattcatattcatttacccagttcaatgtaacagtgataggtttaggttactgtcattcatattcacccagttcaatgtaacagtgataggtttaggatactgtcattcatattcacccagttcaatgtaacagtgataggtttaggttactgtcattcatattccattcacccagttcaatgtaacagtgataggtttaggttactgtcattcatattcacccagttcaatgtaacagtgataggtttaggttactgtcattcatattcacccagttcaatgtaacagcgataggtttaggttactgtcattcatattccattcacccagttcaatgtaacagtgacaggtttaggttactgtcattcatattcacccagttcaatgtaacagtgacaggtttaggttactgtcattcatattcacccagttcaatgtaacagtgataggtttaggttactgtcattcatattcacccagttcaatgtaacagtgataggtttaggttactgtcattcatattcacccagttcaatgtaacagtgataggtttaggttactgtcattcatattcacccagttcaatgtaacagtgataggtttaggttactgtcattcatattcacaccagttcaatgtaacagtgataggtttaggttactgtcattcatattcacccagttcaatgtaacagtgataggtttaggttactgtcattcatattcacccagttcaatgtaacagtgataggtttaggttactgtcattcatattcacccagttcaatgtaacagtgataggtttaggttactgtcattcatattcacccagttcaatgtaacagtgataggtttaggttactgtcattcatattcacccagttcaatgtaacagtgataggtttaggttactgtcattcatattcacccagttcaatgtaacagtgataggtttaggttactgtcattcatattcacccagttcaatgtaacagtgataggtttaggttactgtcattcatattccattcacccagttcaatgtaacagtgataggtttaggttactgtcattcatattcacccagttcaatgtaacagtgataggtttaggttactgtcattcatattccattcacccagttcaatgtaacagtgataggtttaggttactgtcattcatattcacccagttcaatgtaacagtgacaggtttaggttactgtcattcatattcacccagttcaatgtaacagtgataggtttaggttactgtcattcatattcacccagctcaatgtaacagtgacaggtttaggttactgtcattcatattcacccagttcaatataacagtgacaggtttaggttactgtcattcatattcacccagttcaatggaacagtgatgggtttaggttactgtcattcatattcacccagttcaatgtaacagtgacaggtttaggttactgtcattcatattccattcacccagttcaatgtaacagtgacatgtttaggttactgtcattcatattcacccagttcaatgtaacagtgacaggtttaggttactgtcattcatattcacccagttcaatgtaacagtgatgggtttaggttactgtcattcatattcacccagttcaatgtaacagtgataggtttaggttactgtcattcatattcacccagttcaatgtaacagtgacaggtttaggttactgtcattcatattcacccagttcaatgtaacagtgacaggtttaggttactgtcattcatattcacccagttcaatgtaacagtgacaggtttaggttactgtcattcatattcacccagttcaatgtaacagtgataggtttaggttactgtcattcatattcacccagttcaatgtaacagtgataggtttaggttactgtcattcatattcacccagttcaatgtaacagtgacaggtttaggttactgtcattcatattcacccagttcaatgtaacagtgacaggtttaggttactgtcattcatattcacccagttcaatgtaacagtgacaggtttaggttactgtcattcatattcacccagttcaatgtaacagtgacaggtttaggttactgtcattcatattcacccagttcaatgtaacagtgacaggtttaggttactgtcattcatattcaccagttcaatgtaacagtgataggtttaggttactgtcattcatattcacccagttcaatgtaacagtgacaggtttaggttactgtcattcatattcacccagttcaatgtaacagtgacaggtttaggttactgtcattcatattcacccagttcaatgtaacagtgataggtttaggttactgtcattcattcatattcacccagttcaatgtaacagtgacaggtttaggttactgtcattcatattcacccagttcaatgtaacagtgacaggtttaggttactgtcattcatattcacccagttcaatgtaacagtgacaggtttaggttactgtcattcatattcacccagttcaatgtaacagtgacaggtttaggttactgtcattcatattcacccagttcaatgtaacagtgacaggtttaggttactgtcattcatattcacccagttcaatgtaacagtgacaggtttaggttactgtcattcatattcacccagttcaatgtaacagtgacaggtttaggttactgtcattcatattcacccagttcaatgtaacagtgacaggtttaggttactgtcattcatattcaccccagttcaatgtaacagtgacaggtttaggttactgtcattcatattcacccagttcaatgtaacagtgacaggtttaggttactgtcattactgtcattcatattcacccagttcaatgtaacagtgacaggtttaggttactgtcattcatattcacccagttcaatgtaacagtgataggtttaggttactgtcattcatattccattcacccagttcaatgtaacagtgataggtttaggttactgtcattcatattcacccagttcaatgtaacagcgataggtttaggttactgtcattcatattcacccagttcaatgtaacagtgacaggtttaggttactgtcattcatattcacccagttcaatgtaacagtgataggtttaggttactgtcattcatattcacccagttcaatgtaacagtgacaggtttaggttactgtcattcatattcacccagttcaatgtaacagtgacaggtttaggttactgttcatattccattcacccagttcaatgtaacagtgataggtttaggttactgtcattcatattcaccccagttcaatgtaacagtgataggtttaggttactgtcattcatattcacccagttcaatgtaacagtgatgggtttaggttactgtcattcatattccattcacccagttcaatgtaacagtgataggtttaggttactgtcattcatattccattcacccagttcaatgtaacagtgacaggtttaagttactgtcattcatattcacccagttcaatgtaacagtgacaggtttaggttactgtcattcatattcacccagttcaatgtaacagcgataggtttaggttactgtcattcatattcacccagttcaatgtaacagtgataggtttaggttactgtcattcatattccattcacccagttcaatgtaacagtgacaggtttaggttactgtcattcatattcacccagttcaatgtaacagtgaca from Oncorhynchus keta strain PuntledgeMale-10-30-2019 chromosome 18, Oket_V2, whole genome shotgun sequence harbors:
- the zgc:153184 gene encoding capZ-interacting protein isoform X1 → MEKDSSVKSSVAELAGRFKDHVMPTQTPHDERKPVKRRPPPCFLQLHDVKHDHGELEKPSIVSPHPPKSKMKTSKSSPLIEKLQANLTLSPTSLLPSPKSPEVKLAPTPISPATHCFFPTSPCSPTLRPQLSSEEEEPVCFESPAEGTPLLSFNKSRVRLSFKRRPPTRQHRQSCVEEGVVSEGGVVSQGNQDVPQVNGAEDQVFDQTEEGGERDEETQGSTPSHPDTLTETGDNDRDREQAKEDNVLEEETGEAAPATQDGKEEAGEQALGEPQASDSLEAIEEEEGSCCSYGTKGDNKQADEQEDSAQPRERDENL
- the zgc:153184 gene encoding capZ-interacting protein isoform X2, which translates into the protein MPTQTPHDERKPVKRRPPPCFLQLHDVKHDHGELEKPSIVSPHPPKSKMKTSKSSPLIEKLQANLTLSPTSLLPSPKSPEVKLAPTPISPATHCFFPTSPCSPTLRPQLSSEEEEPVCFESPAEGTPLLSFNKSRVRLSFKRRPPTRQHRQSCVEEGVVSEGGVVSQGNQDVPQVNGAEDQVFDQTEEGGERDEETQGSTPSHPDTLTETGDNDRDREQAKEDNVLEEETGEAAPATQDGKEEAGEQALGEPQASDSLEAIEEEEGSCCSYGTKGDNKQADEQEDSAQPRERDENL